TTGCCTTGTAGTCCCTGAGGACCGGTTAATCCCTGCGGGCCCTGTGGTCCTTCGGGACCGGGAGGCCCTTGTGGGCCGGGAGTACCCGTGCCACTTTGTTCAGCATATAGTGCATAAGGGACACTTAAAAGTTGACTCGTACCCATATCTAAAAAATTAGTACTTCCATCCGGATCAAACTCTACTTTTAAAAAGTAAGGACCGCTTGACCAATTTATAGAGTCAAAAATTCCACTTACCGGGTTTCCCTGACCTACGACAAGATTAGCTAAACCAAATTGATTTGTATTGGTAAATTGTTCTTCTGTATATACGACTGTACCATTAGTGCTATGTTGTATTATACTAAATTGAAATCGAACATTTTGATTGCTTATATAATCCCCACCGGCATCTCTGGGTATTGCCTGATAATTAAAACCCATAGGGGTTTGTGCATAAACACTCATTAATGAGAGCATCATTATGCATAAGAATCCATGTAATTTTTTCATAAGTTTTATTTAAAAGTTGGTAAGGTCTGCAAGAGGCAGTTTTAGTGTTAAAAAGAAATCTTATGTAAAATTAATGTAAAGAAATTTGATTTTTTTAACAAAAAGTTACCCATTCTTACTTGATTACATCCATTTAGATTTAGTTATAAGAATATAAAAGCGATAGTGATGAAAGTTTCTTCCATCTAAAAAAAGGGAAAATAGCAGGCAGGCTGAAATATTAGCCTTTGTATAAGTCAAAAGCGTATGAAACTAATAAATGAAAAGTTTTTAGAAGTTATTTGATTTTAGGCTCTGCGAATAATTCCTAATAGCAGTGCAACAACGGCAATTACTAATAGAATATGAATGATATTTCCCGCACTATATGCAAAAAATCCTAAAATCCAGCCAACAACTAAAATAACGGCAATAATGTATAGTATACTTCTCATAGTGCAATTTTTAAAAGATTTGAATAATATTTATAAAGATAAAATAAATTATGAATTATTCTAGTGTATTGAGTTTTTTATAAAAAATTAGTTCATTAATTGAAACATTGTTGCAAAAGCATTATATTTGCAACATTATTGCATTTATAAACTTAAAATTTAAATTATGAAGACATTTTTGAAAGGATTATTACCACTGTTAATTATCAGTATGGTATTCGTTGCTTGCAGCAAAGACGAAGATACTGAGGCACCGGTAATTGTTGTTACATCTCCGCAAGACCATGCTGAGATCAACGCCGGCGGACATTTTCATGTTAGAGCAAACTTTACAGATAATGAAGAGCTTGCAAGTTGGAAAATTGATATTCATGACAACTTTGACGGTCATTCTCACAAAGTTTCTCATAAAGGCTGGTCATT
This DNA window, taken from Chitinophagaceae bacterium, encodes the following:
- a CDS encoding lmo0937 family membrane protein; translated protein: MRSILYIIAVILVVGWILGFFAYSAGNIIHILLVIAVVALLLGIIRRA
- a CDS encoding DUF4625 domain-containing protein; the protein is MKTFLKGLLPLLIISMVFVACSKDEDTEAPVIVVTSPQDHAEINAGGHFHVRANFTDNEELASWKIDIHDNFDGHSHKVSHKGWSFVETGDLSGTSDNIDIRVDVPEDAHHGDYHLLVFALDAAGNESFVELDIHIEDDHHDHD